The window ATCCGACCGGGCCGCCGATGCCGATGCGAAGAGGACCGTTTTTCGACTTCATGCCGGAAACTCCGTGATGGCGAGGGTGGCGAAGCCTGCCCCGATCAACAGGCAGAGCGGCGAATAGAAGCGCTGATCGAGCCGCGCGAAAGGCTGTTCGGGTGCCAGCCGGCGCCACCAGGGCGTGAAGCCGGCGATGCCACGCCCAAGGAAGACGAGCCCGAAAAGCAGCGAGGTGGCGGCAAGCCCTTCTTTCGGGAAAGGCGCGGCGAAAACGCCTGCTAGCGCCAACGGCCACAGCGTAGCGAGCGCCAGGCACGCGGCGACGGCGAAGCTCGCAAAGGCCGAGGGCATTTCATCGACGCCGCGGAAGCCGACGACGGCACGCGCGCAGGATGCCTGATCGGTGCCGGGCCAGATGCCGCCAATGCCCCAATAGACATGCAGCGTGGTGATCAGGAGCAGGACGACAGAAAGGGCGAAGGCGAGAACGATCATGAGCGGAACAGCCGTGAATACTGGGTTTCGTGCTTCATCGCCATGATGTCGGAGACGAAGGCTGAGCCGCCGAGACCGTCGAGGGTCGAGCCGGCGGCGCGGGCGGCGGTCTCCAGCGCCAAAAGTTCGAATCCGGCCAACAATGAGACAGCGTCGTTCTGGCCAACGACGCCGAGCCTGATCGCAGCTTGCATGAGGTTTGAAAAGAAGGCTTGCAGGAAGGCGGCCAGCGATACCTGCAGGCCAATGCCATTGCCGCCGGCAATAGCGCCGACCGCGACGCAATACGGGCAATCGGCAGGCAGACGTGAGAGCACCAGGCTCGGCCAGGCAGAGGCCGCCTTGAGGAAGGCCGCGCCCTGCAGCATGGTTTCCATGTGGCGCTCTTGCGATCCGGCAAGCGCCTCGGCCAGCGCGGCGATCTCCCGCAGATCGCCGCCGTCACGCGCGCGCCGCCAGCTTTCGGCAAACAGCACCGCATCGTTCCATCCCGAACCCATCTCGACCAGCGTCTCCAGCCACTCGGCGAGATCGCCGCGATTGGCGACCAGCCCGTCATGCACGGCGCGTTCGAGACCGTGGCTGTAGGCGAAGCCGCCGACCGGAAAGGCCGGCGACAGCCACGCCATCAGCCGCAGCAGTGCGGTGCTCGACAGTTCAGTCATGATCGTGATGGTGGTGATCGTGTGAATGCGAATGGCTATGCGAATGCGATTCGCTGTGGCTGTGACCATGGCTGTGCGCCCCGGCGTGGGCATGAGCATGGCCGTGGTCGCCGGAATAGGCGCCGCGCACGGGCGTGAACGGCTCCAGGACCTCGCTGACCGTGGCGCCCAATCCTTCCAGCATCACCTTGATGACGCGGTCGCGCAGGATGAGCATGCGGTTCGCTTCGATCGCCGCGGCGAGATGGCGGTTGCCGATATGCCAGGCGAGCTCGGCCAGGTGCACGGCGTCGCGGGCACGGACGTCGTAGACTTCTTCCGGCGCCGCTACGATCTCGAGCTGCCGGCCGTCCTCCAGCACCAGCCGGTCGCCGTTGTTCAGCGCCACCGGCTCGGGCAGATCGACCAGCACCCTGTCGCCGCCTGCTGTCTCGACGGCGCGGCGGCGCAGATGCCGTTCGTCATGGGCAAGGATGGCCTTGTCGTAGGGTGCTTTCGCTCCGGCCTCGCCGGCGGAGAGCACTGACACGGCGCGCGGGAATTTGGTGAAATCGGTGGTGATGTTGAGCTTCATTTCATGGCTCCGCCATTAGAGCGCCGCGCGTCCTCTTGGACGCGCAAAGGACGCTCTAACACTTTTTAAATCTACGCATCGTGCTTTCCGAAAATCGGTTCCGATTTTCGGGCCGATGCGGTGGCTTGCGCCCGCGCCCGAGCGGGACGGGAAAGCACGCGATCGAGATAGGCGTTGACGCGTTCCGAGTCGATCGGAAACCGGCCGGCACGGGCCCAGCCGCCCATGTCGCCGAGCAGCACATCGACAGCGGAGAAACGGTTCCCGAGCGCAAAAGGCCTGTCGCCAAGCCGGCGGTCCAGCGCCTTCACCTCGGAGGCGAAGTCATAGGCCGCTGCCGGACCGACATCGACCCGCAGGTCCTTAGGCAAGAGGAAGCGGTGACGCAGCTTGTTCCACAGCGGCGCTTCGAATTCGCTCTGGGCAAAATGCATCCAGGAATCCATCTCGGCCCGGCCGGCAAGGCCGGGATTGGCGCCCATGCCTTTGTCGGGATGCTTGTCGGCCAGGTAGACGCAGATCGCCGCCGAATCCGTCACCTTCACCTCGCCGTCGATCAGGATCGGCACTTTCCCGGACGGATTGAGCGCGTAGGCTTCCGGCGAGCGCAGCCCGACCTCGACGAATTCATAGGGCTGCCCGAGCTCCTCGAGCATCCAGAGCACGCGGCTGACGCGGGACCCGCGCGATCCGACCGCCTTGTACATGGTTGAACCTCCTTTCCCGAAAACCTAGACGATCCTGAGCAT is drawn from Mesorhizobium sp. B1-1-8 and contains these coding sequences:
- a CDS encoding DUF3995 domain-containing protein produces the protein MIVLAFALSVVLLLITTLHVYWGIGGIWPGTDQASCARAVVGFRGVDEMPSAFASFAVAACLALATLWPLALAGVFAAPFPKEGLAATSLLFGLVFLGRGIAGFTPWWRRLAPEQPFARLDQRFYSPLCLLIGAGFATLAITEFPA
- a CDS encoding urease accessory protein UreF, giving the protein MTELSSTALLRLMAWLSPAFPVGGFAYSHGLERAVHDGLVANRGDLAEWLETLVEMGSGWNDAVLFAESWRRARDGGDLREIAALAEALAGSQERHMETMLQGAAFLKAASAWPSLVLSRLPADCPYCVAVGAIAGGNGIGLQVSLAAFLQAFFSNLMQAAIRLGVVGQNDAVSLLAGFELLALETAARAAGSTLDGLGGSAFVSDIMAMKHETQYSRLFRS
- the ureE gene encoding urease accessory protein UreE → MKLNITTDFTKFPRAVSVLSAGEAGAKAPYDKAILAHDERHLRRRAVETAGGDRVLVDLPEPVALNNGDRLVLEDGRQLEIVAAPEEVYDVRARDAVHLAELAWHIGNRHLAAAIEANRMLILRDRVIKVMLEGLGATVSEVLEPFTPVRGAYSGDHGHAHAHAGAHSHGHSHSESHSHSHSHSHDHHHHDHD
- a CDS encoding glutathione S-transferase family protein gives rise to the protein MYKAVGSRGSRVSRVLWMLEELGQPYEFVEVGLRSPEAYALNPSGKVPILIDGEVKVTDSAAICVYLADKHPDKGMGANPGLAGRAEMDSWMHFAQSEFEAPLWNKLRHRFLLPKDLRVDVGPAAAYDFASEVKALDRRLGDRPFALGNRFSAVDVLLGDMGGWARAGRFPIDSERVNAYLDRVLSRPARARAQATASARKSEPIFGKHDA